One Paenibacillus sp. SYP-B4298 genomic window, GATCTATTGCGTGTGGATGCTTCCCAGCTTAAAACCCTGGTAGAGGCGGATATGCTTGAGGATCTAACAACAGTGTACGACCAATTTGCAAGCGAATACACAAAAAAACAACTATCCAGCGATGGTGGGGATTCACTGAGTTCCGCTACATTTGGCGGTAAGCTGTATGGAATTCCGGAGACAGGAAGCCCGTATGACGGCGTTCCTCTGTTATGGATCAGAACAGACTGGTTAGAGAAGTTGTCGCTTAAAGAGCCGACGAATATTGAAGAACTGCTGGCGGTGGCGAAAGCTTTCGTGGAACAGGACCCAGATGGCAATAACACCAAAGACACATACGGTATCGCAGCGTTTAAGGATATTGTTGCAATCGGCAATCCTGCCAGTCTTGAAGGCTTCTTTAATGGCTACCACGCTTACCCGCAACATTGGATTGAAAATGAACAAGGCGAAATTGTATACGGAAGCACGCAGCCTGAGATGAAGAACGCATTGGCAAAGCTTGCTCAACTTTATAAAGAAGGTATTCTGGATAAAGAATTTGGAGTCAATGATCTTGGCAAGGTGGCAGAATCGATAGCCGCGGGCAAAATCGGTATTATGTACGGACCGCAATGGACATCAAACTGGCCGCTTCAGGATTTGAAAAATAATCAGCCTGATGCAGATTGGAAACAGCTTGCTGTGCTTTCTGCAGATGCGACGCCTGCCAGCGCACAAGTCGGATTCTCAACAGGTTCTTACTATGTGGTGAAGAAGGGCTATAAACACCCGGAGGCTGCCATTAAACTGCTGAATATCATTCTCGAGAAGAAATATGAAGCCAATTCTAATCCGGAGCTATTCAATAGAGATATTGATGGAAGTCCGGTCGAGGTTTGGAAATATGCTGCCGTCTTCCCAGGCGGAGATCCTATGAAGAATATTGTTGCTTACCATAATGTATCTGCCGCGGTGGAAACTAATGATCCTTCATCTCTCAATTCGGAGGAGCGCATTTATTACGACAATATCGTTAAATACAAAAACGGCGACAATACTGGCTTTGGATTGGCAAAAATATTTGGCGAAAATGGCTCCTTTGCTGTAATCGAAAATGCATACATTAAACAAAAACGTGAGAAAACAACCAAATTCTTTGGAGCACCGACGGCAACAATGGTCGATAAGCAAGCGACACTGAAGCAATTGGAGCAAGAAGTATTTACAAAAATTATTCTTGGTAATGAACCTGTAGATGCTTTTGACTCCTTCGTTGAACAATGGAATAAAATTGGCGGAGAGCAAATTACAAAAGAAGTAAACGAGTGGGCCAAACAATAAGTGTTAAATAAAGGAAGGAGCAATCCTTCCTTTTTTATGACTGGTGTTGAGGAGAGTGTGAGCGATGTCTCGTGCAAATGTTGGAGACGCACAATGGATTTGGATACATGATAAACAATTATTAAAAGAAAATCAGCAGCATGAACACATCTATTTTCGCAAAAGCTTTGTGCTGGACCATACAGAAGATCTGGTATTGCACATTAAGGTTTCTGCAGATAGCAGATATCGGTTATATGTGAATGGCTACAAGGTATCGCAAGGCCCCAGCAAGGGGGACAATCATACCCATTATTACGAAGAAGTAGATTGCACCCCGTATCTGTGCAAAGGTCGAAATGTTATAGCTGCCAAAGTCATTCATTATGATGCTTTGAATCCATTTGTTGTGGGTAAGGGAGGGCCGGTATCTGTCTGGAGGGCGAGCAGCGGAGGATTTCTGCTATCAGGCGAAGTTCTGGACAGCGAAAGCAATTCAATCATAAAGCTGCATACAGATGACAGCTGGTTATGTCTTCAAGAAACGGCGATCACCTACGAAGTATCCTATATGGAGACAGGGTATCTAGGCGGACTGGAACGAGTGGATGGTCAAAAGCTCGCATATGGCTGGAATACAATCGAATATGATGATTCGGATTGGGAGCGGGGCGTAAAGGTTAGCGATAATGAAGATGTCAACTATGGACAGTTAATGCCGTGGAATCTAACACCGCGCAATATCCCGCAGCTCTATGAAAAGGATTGTACGTATAAACAGGCGACCAAAATAAATGGGCGAATCGTTAATGCGCCGGAAGGTTCGACCTATATTGAAAAGCCATTTACCATTGGGCCGAACCAAATCTTTAAAATTGAATTTGATGCCGGCGAATTGACAACCGGTTATCCAGTGCTGGTGTTGATCCATGGAAAAAAGGCGAAGGTGAAGCTGCTCTACGCCGAATGCTACGAAAAAAGAGACCCGGTTACCGGAGTTCGCGTGAAGGAACTAAGAAATGATGCGACAGGTGAGTTGTTTGGGGAATATGATCTGTACGAAACCGGCGGATTTGGCTCAGCTGATTATCCTGAAATTTACGAACCGTTCTTGTTTAGAACCTTTCGTTATCTTTTATTGGAAATCGAAACGGCTGAGGAGGAGCTGACCGTCCAATCCATTTCTTACAAAGAAACCGGTTATCCATTAGAAATAAGGTCT contains:
- a CDS encoding extracellular solute-binding protein — protein: MIKRKIAVPSVLLATVLSVTLLSACTGTNNGSDNNSPAQTSTAAANETKSNKENGPLTKYSEPIELTTGRIIYDSSWKFDQGKSIDNNFWYDIYRDELNINVKNTWVVNGGDSGAAKINTSIASGDIPDLLRVDASQLKTLVEADMLEDLTTVYDQFASEYTKKQLSSDGGDSLSSATFGGKLYGIPETGSPYDGVPLLWIRTDWLEKLSLKEPTNIEELLAVAKAFVEQDPDGNNTKDTYGIAAFKDIVAIGNPASLEGFFNGYHAYPQHWIENEQGEIVYGSTQPEMKNALAKLAQLYKEGILDKEFGVNDLGKVAESIAAGKIGIMYGPQWTSNWPLQDLKNNQPDADWKQLAVLSADATPASAQVGFSTGSYYVVKKGYKHPEAAIKLLNIILEKKYEANSNPELFNRDIDGSPVEVWKYAAVFPGGDPMKNIVAYHNVSAAVETNDPSSLNSEERIYYDNIVKYKNGDNTGFGLAKIFGENGSFAVIENAYIKQKREKTTKFFGAPTATMVDKQATLKQLEQEVFTKIILGNEPVDAFDSFVEQWNKIGGEQITKEVNEWAKQ